A genomic segment from Elusimicrobium sp. encodes:
- a CDS encoding 50S ribosomal protein L1, with translation MGKRMEAAVKAYDKSKVYTLEEGAQIVKDNAKAKFDETIEIHVKLGIDTKKADQQVRTTVALPHGTGKTKRIAVIAKGEHAQEAEKAGADRVGGDDIVEEVLKGKIDFDVLVATPDTMKDLAKAAKILGPRGLMPNPKSGTVTFDLANTIKALKAGRIEFKADAYGIVHAVIGKASFDTVKLAENAKAVMDTILRVKPSTSKGLYVRSIALSSTMGPGVFVTHK, from the coding sequence ATGGGAAAAAGAATGGAAGCAGCCGTAAAGGCTTACGATAAATCCAAAGTTTACACGTTGGAAGAAGGTGCCCAAATCGTTAAAGATAACGCGAAAGCCAAATTTGACGAAACCATCGAAATCCACGTGAAACTTGGTATCGATACCAAAAAAGCGGATCAACAAGTCCGCACCACCGTTGCGTTGCCGCACGGTACGGGTAAAACCAAACGCATCGCCGTTATCGCCAAAGGCGAACACGCTCAGGAAGCCGAAAAAGCCGGTGCCGATCGCGTGGGCGGAGATGATATTGTGGAAGAAGTGCTCAAAGGCAAAATCGACTTTGATGTGCTCGTCGCCACTCCGGACACCATGAAAGATTTGGCCAAAGCCGCCAAAATCTTGGGGCCCCGCGGCCTTATGCCGAACCCGAAAAGCGGAACCGTTACCTTCGACTTAGCCAACACGATCAAAGCCTTGAAAGCCGGTCGGATTGAGTTCAAAGCCGATGCGTATGGTATCGTACATGCCGTCATTGGTAAAGCCTCTTTTGACACTGTCAAATTGGCCGAAAATGCAAAAGCCGTTATGGACACCATTCTTCGCGTAAAACCCAGCACCTCTAAAGGGCTTTATGTAAGAAGCATTGCCTTGAGCTCCACCATGGGGCCTGGCGTATTTGTTACTCACAAATAG
- a CDS encoding trypsin-like serine protease translates to MRQKIISFLTLCLLALPLAGQVSVISVTDEDKHSRKEDFYHTFEYYILPLKGEDSTAGKCQATRIGRRWFATAAHCVEKACKQGCTIRMDLLEQPVSAFAEVVHTLKKPAVFIHPAYTSSRFVKDDFALIRLDLDRTSLTYYRRPTAKRAYNLAIYPAQFNAFLERNKKAASQWHRIKSPSFPSLVLFDEGNYLLDRKLSVISIFDGKRDIKKNPYPVHYVKKLGFAYTQNFGIRKGMSGSGVMTNTGELVGMISANVTVSSKQGEQEKVSEFFMFPVFNKNISSFMEETMGSDFYKLDWKDCYPSFVHKSRRNYADIISVVEQSNLKSR, encoded by the coding sequence ATGCGACAAAAAATAATTTCTTTTTTGACTCTTTGTTTGCTGGCCCTTCCTTTGGCGGGGCAAGTGAGTGTTATTTCTGTTACGGACGAGGACAAGCACTCCCGCAAAGAAGATTTTTACCATACTTTTGAGTATTATATCCTGCCTCTAAAGGGAGAGGATAGCACTGCCGGTAAATGCCAGGCCACCCGTATCGGGCGGCGTTGGTTTGCCACGGCGGCGCACTGTGTGGAGAAAGCCTGTAAACAAGGCTGTACGATTCGCATGGATTTACTTGAGCAACCCGTTTCGGCCTTTGCCGAGGTTGTGCATACTCTCAAAAAGCCGGCGGTTTTTATACATCCGGCTTATACTTCTTCCCGATTTGTAAAGGATGACTTTGCCCTTATCCGCTTGGATTTGGACCGCACTTCACTTACCTATTACCGCCGTCCTACAGCCAAGCGGGCTTATAATTTGGCCATTTATCCCGCCCAATTTAATGCCTTTTTGGAGCGCAACAAAAAGGCGGCCAGTCAGTGGCATCGTATCAAAAGTCCTTCGTTTCCTTCTCTTGTTTTGTTTGATGAAGGGAATTATCTGCTCGACCGCAAACTGTCCGTCATTTCTATTTTTGACGGGAAACGCGATATCAAGAAAAACCCATACCCCGTACACTATGTTAAAAAATTGGGTTTTGCGTACACGCAGAATTTCGGTATTCGCAAAGGTATGAGCGGATCGGGCGTGATGACCAATACAGGGGAACTGGTAGGTATGATTTCGGCCAATGTGACGGTTTCTTCCAAGCAGGGCGAACAAGAAAAAGTGTCGGAGTTTTTTATGTTCCCTGTTTTTAATAAAAATATTTCATCGTTTATGGAAGAAACGATGGGAAGCGATTTTTATAAATTGGATTGGAAAGATTGTTATCCTTCTTTTGTTCACAAGTCCCGCCGAAACTATGCGGATATTATTTCGGTTGTGGAACAGTCTAATTTGAAAAGCCGATAA
- the obgE gene encoding GTPase ObgE, which produces MQSGSFLDRVKIYITAGKGGDGCLSFRREKFIEFGGPNGGCGGKGGDVILKAEPNLTTLLELAYNPHIEAQNGEKGGTYNKTGRAGEDRYILVPCGTIVKRDGQIIADLTHPGQEFLVARGGMGGRGNQSFKTRNNTAPHIAENGQPGEEVTLILELKVLADLGLVGFPNAGKSTFLSRISAARPRIADYPFTTLNPNLGITLHKGISFATADIPGIIEGASEGKGLGYQFLKHIERTRVLLHLVDPDGFDGMSAEKSVKVIEKELKTFDKKLFEKPRIIVVNKMDLPAAQKAYETIKKKFKKQKVLLMSAATGEGINKVLDEVVKILATTPVEMPVVEEKTAVTHKIEPIFTISRDEEDIIHISGKKIVEFIAMTNFSQPEAVARLRGIFKKIGLEKALLKYGVENGDTLIVGGREFEWNGDFDEEAPTTPEHAGYKRRTTKAERLAKRKARRQAKKDSLDETEEE; this is translated from the coding sequence ATGCAATCCGGAAGTTTTTTAGACCGTGTTAAAATCTACATTACCGCAGGAAAAGGCGGAGACGGGTGCCTTTCCTTCCGCCGTGAAAAATTTATTGAATTCGGCGGCCCGAACGGCGGTTGCGGCGGTAAAGGCGGCGATGTTATTTTGAAAGCCGAGCCGAACCTGACCACTTTATTGGAACTTGCCTACAACCCGCACATCGAAGCCCAAAACGGCGAAAAAGGCGGCACTTATAATAAAACAGGCCGCGCCGGAGAGGATAGATATATTCTCGTCCCTTGCGGAACGATTGTAAAAAGAGACGGCCAAATCATTGCCGACTTAACCCACCCCGGGCAAGAATTTTTGGTAGCGCGCGGCGGTATGGGCGGAAGAGGGAATCAATCTTTCAAAACCCGCAATAATACCGCTCCGCACATCGCCGAAAACGGACAACCCGGCGAAGAAGTAACGCTTATTTTGGAATTAAAAGTATTGGCAGATTTGGGCTTGGTCGGTTTTCCCAACGCAGGCAAAAGTACCTTTTTAAGTCGCATTTCTGCCGCACGCCCGCGTATTGCGGACTATCCTTTTACAACCTTAAACCCGAACTTGGGTATTACCCTTCACAAAGGCATCAGTTTTGCTACGGCGGATATTCCCGGCATCATTGAAGGGGCCAGCGAAGGGAAAGGCCTTGGGTATCAGTTTCTTAAACACATTGAACGCACCCGCGTGCTTCTCCATTTGGTAGATCCCGATGGGTTCGACGGCATGAGTGCGGAAAAATCTGTAAAAGTAATCGAAAAGGAATTAAAAACCTTCGATAAAAAACTGTTTGAAAAACCGCGCATTATTGTTGTTAATAAAATGGACTTGCCGGCTGCCCAAAAAGCCTACGAAACCATTAAAAAGAAATTCAAAAAGCAAAAAGTACTGTTAATGTCCGCCGCTACCGGCGAGGGCATCAACAAAGTGCTTGATGAAGTGGTAAAAATTTTGGCTACTACCCCAGTGGAAATGCCCGTGGTAGAAGAAAAAACAGCCGTTACCCACAAAATAGAACCCATTTTTACCATTTCCCGCGACGAGGAAGATATTATCCATATCTCCGGCAAAAAGATTGTGGAATTTATCGCCATGACGAACTTCAGCCAACCGGAAGCCGTGGCCCGTTTACGCGGCATTTTTAAGAAAATCGGCCTGGAAAAAGCCCTCTTAAAATACGGAGTGGAAAACGGAGATACGCTGATTGTAGGCGGACGGGAATTTGAGTGGAACGGAGACTTTGACGAAGAAGCCCCCACCACGCCCGAACACGCCGGATATAAACGGCGCACCACCAAGGCCGAGCGCTTAGCCAAACGCAAAGCCCGCAGACAGGCTAAAAAAGATTCTTTAGACGAAACAGAAGAAGAATAA
- a CDS encoding 50S ribosomal protein L27 — protein sequence MAHTKAQGSSSNGRDSHGQRLGIKRYGSQFVNAGEIIVRQRGTKFLPGTNVSRSSDDSLFARVSGIVTFEWVRRGKQQISVYPKVAETKEAKAPAKKAAAKKTPAKAKTAKADK from the coding sequence ATGGCACATACAAAAGCTCAAGGTTCTTCCTCCAACGGAAGAGACAGCCACGGCCAACGTTTAGGCATTAAACGCTATGGCTCCCAGTTTGTAAATGCTGGGGAAATCATCGTCCGCCAACGCGGTACCAAATTCTTGCCTGGTACCAACGTTTCCAGAAGCAGCGACGACAGCCTTTTCGCCCGCGTGTCGGGTATTGTTACCTTTGAATGGGTAAGAAGAGGCAAACAACAAATTTCCGTGTACCCCAAAGTTGCGGAAACCAAAGAAGCCAAAGCTCCGGCCAAAAAAGCCGCTGCTAAAAAAACTCCTGCCAAAGCCAAAACGGCCAAAGCGGACAAATAA
- the rplU gene encoding 50S ribosomal protein L21 has product MYAIIETGGKQYWVKPGQDLQVEKLEAEVGANVELKVLWAANEEGTSADTKAANTAKVTAQVVKHLRGPKIRVFKKRPKKGYERTIGHRQDLTQIKITDIQF; this is encoded by the coding sequence ATGTACGCAATCATTGAAACTGGTGGAAAACAGTACTGGGTGAAACCCGGTCAAGATCTGCAGGTTGAAAAACTGGAAGCGGAAGTCGGTGCCAATGTAGAACTTAAAGTTCTCTGGGCCGCTAACGAAGAAGGTACCTCGGCAGATACCAAAGCCGCTAACACGGCTAAGGTCACCGCTCAAGTGGTAAAACATTTGAGAGGTCCCAAAATCCGCGTCTTCAAAAAAAGACCGAAAAAAGGTTACGAAAGAACCATCGGCCACAGACAGGATTTAACGCAAATTAAAATCACGGATATCCAGTTCTAA
- the dnaJ gene encoding molecular chaperone DnaJ — MPTKMKEDYYQTLGVERNASEAEIKSAFRRQAMKYHPDRNPGNKEAEEQFKKVNEAFSVLSDPQKKQMYDQYGHEGMNGAGGFGGFNAGGFGDINDIFGSVFGDIFGGGFGGARARGGAPRAQRGEDLKMDVTLTLEEAFMGKEVPVEYTRLDNCSECDGTGAAPGSARKTCRSCNGTGTVTYSQGFFSMRQVCPDCGGRGSVVEKPCSACRGSGTKRVKENITVKIPSGVRSGITLRVSNGGDIGTNGGGFGDLYVEVRVKEHKIFRREGDNLALDAQISYPQAVLGGSIKVPTIEGKEVELDIPKGTQFGSVLKMQGNGMPKLGKKGFGDLLVNIQIEVPKKPTARQKELLEELAKETGGKKSFFKELFS; from the coding sequence ATGCCTACTAAGATGAAAGAAGATTATTATCAAACCCTTGGGGTGGAACGAAACGCCAGTGAAGCGGAAATAAAATCCGCCTTCCGCCGCCAAGCCATGAAATACCACCCGGATCGCAACCCCGGTAATAAAGAAGCGGAAGAGCAATTCAAAAAAGTAAATGAAGCTTTTTCCGTTCTTTCTGACCCGCAAAAAAAACAAATGTACGACCAATACGGCCACGAAGGCATGAACGGCGCCGGCGGTTTCGGCGGGTTTAATGCGGGGGGCTTTGGCGATATCAACGATATTTTCGGCTCAGTTTTCGGGGATATTTTCGGCGGAGGTTTCGGTGGGGCCCGTGCCCGCGGTGGGGCTCCCCGCGCACAACGCGGTGAAGATTTGAAAATGGATGTAACCCTTACCTTGGAAGAAGCCTTTATGGGCAAAGAAGTTCCCGTAGAATATACCCGCTTGGATAACTGCTCCGAGTGCGACGGTACCGGGGCCGCTCCGGGAAGCGCTCGCAAGACTTGCCGTTCTTGTAACGGGACGGGCACGGTTACCTATTCCCAAGGATTTTTCAGCATGCGTCAAGTCTGCCCCGATTGCGGAGGCCGCGGGAGCGTGGTGGAAAAACCGTGTTCGGCCTGTCGCGGAAGCGGCACCAAACGCGTGAAGGAAAATATTACGGTAAAAATTCCTTCCGGGGTACGCAGCGGAATTACGCTGCGCGTATCTAACGGCGGGGATATCGGTACGAACGGCGGCGGCTTTGGCGATTTGTATGTGGAAGTGCGCGTAAAAGAACATAAAATTTTCCGACGGGAAGGGGATAATTTGGCCCTGGATGCGCAGATTTCCTACCCGCAGGCTGTATTAGGCGGGAGCATTAAAGTTCCCACGATTGAAGGTAAAGAAGTGGAACTTGATATCCCGAAAGGCACCCAGTTCGGCTCCGTGCTTAAAATGCAAGGTAACGGTATGCCGAAATTGGGCAAAAAAGGTTTTGGTGATTTGCTTGTGAATATTCAAATCGAGGTTCCCAAAAAGCCGACGGCACGCCAAAAAGAACTGCTGGAAGAACTTGCCAAAGAAACCGGCGGTAAAAAAAGTTTTTTCAAAGAGTTATTTTCTTAA
- a CDS encoding ribosome-recycling factor has product MKRSLLLLAVCALSSAVYAQSGAEQYTREQVLEVFSNYNPVVLENAKNNENYEAVLEAFISSYDKPVTAQNRFELIAVARNFDNSLLLRLWENSYKETLSMGSYAGTNISAQKQTARQDLLLIFGRIWANSVQLREMQLQEAKETLKKTRKDKTISKSLKQEKTDFLKDEIADLKSEIKALRKNPGEQIQQITDSYMAQLEQEVAAAFSSRKTEEESSQTENLQVKTNHKKPVAK; this is encoded by the coding sequence ATGAAACGCAGTTTACTTCTTTTAGCCGTTTGTGCCTTGTCTTCTGCCGTCTATGCGCAGAGCGGGGCGGAACAATATACGCGCGAGCAGGTGTTGGAAGTTTTTTCCAATTATAATCCTGTCGTGCTGGAAAACGCCAAAAACAACGAGAATTACGAAGCCGTTTTGGAAGCCTTCATTTCTTCTTACGATAAACCGGTTACGGCGCAAAACCGCTTTGAACTTATTGCCGTAGCACGCAACTTCGATAATTCCTTACTGCTTCGCCTGTGGGAAAATTCCTATAAAGAAACCTTGTCCATGGGTTCCTATGCCGGGACGAATATTTCCGCGCAAAAGCAAACAGCCCGCCAAGATTTGCTCCTTATTTTCGGAAGAATCTGGGCCAACTCCGTCCAACTTCGCGAAATGCAACTGCAGGAAGCAAAAGAAACCTTAAAGAAAACTCGCAAAGACAAAACGATTTCCAAATCGCTTAAACAGGAAAAAACGGATTTTCTGAAAGATGAAATTGCCGACCTGAAAAGCGAAATAAAAGCCCTTCGCAAAAATCCGGGTGAGCAAATCCAGCAAATTACGGATAGTTATATGGCTCAACTGGAGCAGGAAGTGGCCGCTGCTTTTTCTTCCCGCAAAACCGAGGAAGAATCCTCTCAAACGGAAAACTTGCAAGTAAAAACCAACCACAAAAAACCCGTTGCCAAATAA